In Gemmatimonadota bacterium, the genomic window GGTCGTCGACGGCCGCGGGGATCTGGACGAGGTCGGCGAGCCGGGGCGGCTCGGTGTTGATGTGGTGGTACAGGATCTCGCCCTCGATGAACGGCGGGCGGCCGGCGAGGACCTCGAACAGGGTGCAGCCGACCGAGTAGATGTCGGCGCGGAAGTCGATGTTGGCCCCGCGGATCTGCTCGGGCGCCATGTACAGCGGCGTCCCCTTGACCTCGGTGCGCTTGATCGAGACCTCGCTGATCACCCGCGCCAGCCCGAAGTCGCCGATCTTCACGGTGCCGTCGGTCGACAGGAAGATGTTCGCCGGTTTGATGTCGCGGTGGATCACCCGGCGCCCGTGGGCGTAGGCGAGGCCGCGGCCGAGCTGCTCGCCGATCCGCGCGGCCTCGGCGAGATCGAGCCGGGTGCGCTGCTCGAGCACGTCCTCGAGGGTGGTGCCCTCGACGAACTCCATGACCATGAACATCTGCTCGCCGTCGCGGCCCTGGTCGTAGACGGCGACGACGTTCGGGTGGTTGAGCGCCGCCAGCGCCTTGGCCTCTTGCTCGAACATCTGCGCGGCCGCCGGGTGCTCGCGGATCTCGGGCGCCATGACCTTGAGCGCGACCGGACGATCGAGCACCTGGTGAGTCGCGCGGTAGACGACGCCCAGGGCGCCGCGGGCGAGCGCGGCCTCGGGCGGGTAGCGCCTGAGCCCGCGCAGGGTCTCCGGCGTCGCCTCGTCGCTGGCGCGCACTTCGCGCTGGGAAGCGACCGCGGCCTCCCGGCGATCCGGAACGATCTCGGCCTGCTCGTCGGGCCCGAGCTCGACCTTGAGCCCGCCCGAGATCTGCGCCAGGCGCCGCTCGCGCTCGAGGTTGATCGTCACCATCGAGATGCGGCTGCCAAAGGCGTGGATCTTCCGGGTGATCTCGATGCCGTCGGAGGACTCAACGTGCACCGTGTGCTCGCCGGTCGGCGCGAACAAGATCGCCTTGCCGTCCTCGTCGGTCACGACCCGGTGCGCGGGGTTCGATCCGAGCCAGACCAGCGCGCCCGGCGCCGGGCCGAGCGGCGCCATGACGATGAAGTGAAACTCGCTCTCCTTGGGGACCAGGGCGACCACCACGGTGGTGACCTGGTTGCGCTTCACCCGCGCCGGCTCGGTGAGCGGCGGCAGCGCCCGGAGCTCGCCGCCCTTGCCGTAGGTCCCGAAGACGTGAACGAACCAATGACCGGGCGGAATCCGCTCGAACTCCTCGTTGGCCCCGACGTTGTCGGCGCCGAAGCGCCGGCGCTTCTCCTCGACCGACACCGAGGCCAGGTGCTTTTTTGGATCCTTGACCGCCGGGCAGCGCTTGTCCTTCGAGATCAGGATCGAGAACGACGGCTTGCTCGACGCCGGATCGACCTTGAGCTCGATGCGGATCATCCCGCTGCCGCGCACCACGGTCCACACCAGCCACAGCGTGAAGCCGCCGAGCAGCGCGATCAGCACGGCGACAAACAGCGGGTTGACGCTGACCAGCCCGTGATCGCCGGCGTCCTCGATCGTGTGGCGGGCCTCGAGCGCGGCGCCCGACTCGACGCCGAAATAGACCAGACGGACGCTCGCGTCGCCGCCGTCGGCGCGCAGGCCGTAGAGCAGCGCCGCGTCGGCATCCTGGGCGCTGGCCAGCGAGATCAGCTCGGTGGCGGTCGGTTTCTCGGCGCTCTCGAGCGGCGAGACCACCACTTGGACGCGCAGCTCACCCGTCTCGAGCGCGGCCGCGAGGCCGTCGGCGAGCCGCTGCGGGTGAACCCGGCGCGGCCACAGCAGCATCTCGCGAGATCCCGGCAGCGGCGCCAGCACCAGGCGCTTGACCCGATCGCCTGCGATCGGAAACTCCGCGAGCACCGGCGCGAGCTCGTCGATCAGCAGCGCCAGC contains:
- a CDS encoding serine/threonine-protein kinase, whose translation is IDSDAAATSADGADGSGAGAGAGRDAANEAEAKRLALLIDELAPVLAEFPIAGDRVKRLVLAPLPGSREMLLWPRRVHPQRLADGLAAALETGELRVQVVVSPLESAEKPTATELISLASAQDADAALLYGLRADGGDASVRLVYFGVESGAALEARHTIEDAGDHGLVSVNPLFVAVLIALLGGFTLWLVWTVVRGSGMIRIELKVDPASSKPSFSILISKDKRCPAVKDPKKHLASVSVEEKRRRFGADNVGANEEFERIPPGHWFVHVFGTYGKGGELRALPPLTEPARVKRNQVTTVVVALVPKESEFHFIVMAPLGPAPGALVWLGSNPAHRVVTDEDGKAILFAPTGEHTVHVESSDGIEITRKIHAFGSRISMVTINLERERRLAQISGGLKVELGPDEQAEIVPDRREAAVASQREVRASDEATPETLRGLRRYPPEAALARGALGVVYRATHQVLDRPVALKVMAPEIREHPAAAQMFEQEAKALAALNHPNVVAVYDQGRDGEQMFMVMEFVEGTTLEDVLEQRTRLDLAEAARIGEQLGRGLAYAHGRRVIHRDIKPANIFLSTDGTVKIGDFGLARVISEVSIKRTEVKGTPLYMAPEQIRGANIDFRADIYSVGCTLFEVLAGRPPFIEGEILYHHINTEPPRLADLVQIPAAVDDLIMTCIAKDAPDRPASAERIADVFGALRRG